The following proteins are co-located in the Lagenorhynchus albirostris chromosome 2, mLagAlb1.1, whole genome shotgun sequence genome:
- the SDHC gene encoding succinate dehydrogenase cytochrome b560 subunit, mitochondrial, translating into MAAICLRRAGHHCLRAHLSPLLCIRNAVPLGTTAKEEMERFWNKNTGSNRPLSPHVTIYRWSLPMVMSICHRGTGIALSAGVSLFGLSALLVPGSFESHLELVKSLYLGPALIHTAKFALVFPLTYHTWNGIRHLMWDLGKGLTISQLYQSGVIVLVLTVLSSVGLAAM; encoded by the exons ACGTGCTGGCCATCATTGCCTCCGTGCCCACCTTAGTCCTCTGCTCTGTATCAGAAA tgCTGTTCCTTTGGGAACCACAGCCAAAGAAGAGATGGAGAGGTTCTGGAATAAGAACACTGGTTCAAACCGTCCTTTGTCTCCCCATGTCACTATCTACAG ATGGTCTCTTCCCATGGTGATGTCCATTTGCCACCGTGGCACTGGTATTGCCTTGAGTgcag GGGTCTCTCTTTTTGGCTTGTCAGCCCTCTTGGTCCCTGGGAGCTTTGAGTCTCATTTGGAACTTGTAAAGTCCCTGTATTTGGGGCCAGCGCTGATCCACACAGCCAAATTTGCACTCGTCTTCCCTCTCACGTATCACACCTGGAATGGGATACGACACTTG ATGTGGGACCTAGGAAAAGGCCTGACGATTTCCCAGCTATACCAGTCTGGAGTGATTGTCTTGGTTCTTACCGTGTTGTCCTCTGTAGGGCTGGCAGCCATGTGA